One Caretta caretta isolate rCarCar2 chromosome 6, rCarCar1.hap1, whole genome shotgun sequence genomic region harbors:
- the LOC125638923 gene encoding olfactory receptor 5AP2: MAHGNHTGVSVFILLGFKGSQSVQAVLFGMFLLIYTMSLAGNLSMISLIRIETRLHTPMYFFLSNLSLVDITYSSIIAPKALVNFLAESKVISFAGCATQFFFHSLSVNSEALLLAVMAYDRFIAICEPLMYTLIMSRKVCVQLVAASYFYASINATVHTGSLFSLSFCGPNIIDHFFCDLPPLQKLSCSDTRMGETVHFLFAAVAALSTILVILVSYVSIMVAILRIRSNEGRHKAFSTCASHLTAVSILYGALFFIYLRPTSSNSSEYDKVVSMFYTLVIPMLNPLIYSLRNKEVKDALRKTICQKIIPH; this comes from the coding sequence ATGGCGCATGGCAATCACACTGGAGTGTCCGTGTTCATCCTTCTAGGATTCAAAGGCAGCCAATCAGTGCAAGCTGTCCTCTTTGGGATGTTTTTGCTTATCTACACCATGAGCCTTGCGGGGAATCTCAGCATGATCTCTTTAATCAGGATCGAGACGCGGCTACACACCCCCATGTATTTTTTCCTCAGCAACTTGTCCCTTGTAGACATCACTTACTCCTCCATTATTGCCCCTAAGGCACTGGTGAACTTCTTAGCAGAGAGTAAAGTAATTTCCTTTGCTGGATGTGCCACGCAATTTTTCTTTCACTCCTTGTCTGTGAACTCTGAGGCTTTACTTCTGGCTGTGATGGCATATGATCGATTCATAGCTATATGCGAGCCACTGATGTACACACTCATTATGTCCAGGAAAGTCTGTGTACAGCTGGTAGCTGCATCATACTTTTATGCCTCCATTAATGCCACTGTGCATACAGGCTCTTTGTTCAGCCTGTCCTTCTGTGGTCCCAATATCATTGATCACTTTTTCTGtgacctccccccactccagaaaCTCTCCTGCTCTGACACTCGCATGGGTGAGACAGTGCATTTCCTCTTTGCCGCTGTAGCTGCATTAAGTACTATCCTGGTCATCCTCGTCTCCTATGTTTCTATCATGGTGGCCATCTTGCGGATTCGTTCCAACGAGGGCAGacacaaagccttctccacctgcgcCTCCCACCTGACGGCCGTGTCCATACTGTATGGGGCTCTGTTCTTTATATACTTACGACCCACATCCAGCAACTCATCAGAGTACGACAAAGTGGTTTCCATGTTCTATACCCTTgtgatccccatgttgaaccccctgatctacagcctgaggaacaaggaggtgAAGGACGCTCTGAGGAAGACAATATGCCAGAAAATTATTCCTCACTGA